A genomic window from Micromonospora ferruginea includes:
- a CDS encoding D-alanine--D-alanine ligase family protein yields MTTPGKTRVAIVFGGRSPEHGISCVSAGSVLAALDPDEFEVVPVGITRQGQWVLASGDPARLAIADRKLPEITAGSGAELVLRADPAAGGLMVLDPAQGPVALADVDVVFPVLHGAYGEDGTIQGMLEMADIPYVGANVFASAAAMDKEFTKKLCAAEGIPVGPYAVLRAGMSLSDEDKERLGLPVFVKPSRAGSSFGITKVDDWAQLDAALATAREIDSKVLVEGAVVGREIECGVLEGEAGGAPEASVLAEVRMIGDRDWYDFEAKYIFADEVCEYDVPAGLADAVTRQVREYATRAFTALDCSGLARVDFFVTPELDVYLNEINTMPGFTPTSMFPRMWAASGLEYPKLVNRLIRTALHRRTGR; encoded by the coding sequence ATGACCACCCCAGGCAAGACCCGTGTGGCGATCGTCTTCGGCGGCCGCAGCCCCGAACACGGCATCTCCTGCGTCAGCGCCGGCAGCGTGCTGGCCGCCCTCGACCCCGACGAGTTCGAGGTCGTCCCGGTCGGCATCACCCGCCAGGGCCAGTGGGTGCTGGCCAGCGGCGACCCGGCGCGGCTCGCCATCGCCGACCGCAAGCTCCCCGAGATCACCGCCGGCTCCGGCGCCGAACTGGTGCTGCGCGCCGACCCGGCCGCCGGCGGCCTGATGGTGCTCGACCCGGCCCAGGGCCCGGTGGCGCTGGCCGACGTCGACGTGGTCTTCCCGGTGCTGCACGGCGCGTACGGCGAGGACGGCACCATCCAGGGCATGCTGGAGATGGCGGACATCCCCTACGTCGGGGCGAACGTGTTCGCGTCCGCCGCCGCCATGGACAAGGAGTTCACCAAGAAGCTCTGCGCGGCCGAGGGCATCCCGGTCGGCCCGTACGCGGTGCTGCGCGCCGGCATGTCGCTCTCCGACGAGGACAAGGAGCGCCTCGGGCTGCCCGTCTTCGTCAAGCCGTCCCGGGCCGGCTCCTCGTTCGGCATCACCAAGGTCGACGACTGGGCGCAGCTCGACGCCGCCCTGGCCACGGCGCGGGAGATCGACAGCAAGGTGCTGGTCGAAGGCGCCGTGGTGGGCCGCGAGATCGAGTGCGGCGTGCTGGAGGGCGAGGCCGGCGGCGCGCCCGAGGCGTCGGTGCTCGCCGAGGTGCGGATGATCGGCGACCGCGACTGGTACGACTTCGAAGCCAAGTACATCTTCGCCGACGAGGTCTGCGAGTACGACGTCCCGGCCGGCCTGGCCGACGCGGTCACCCGGCAGGTGCGCGAGTACGCCACCCGTGCCTTCACCGCGCTGGACTGCTCCGGCCTGGCCCGGGTCGACTTCTTTGTCACCCCGGAGCTGGACGTCTACCTCAACGAGATCAACACGATGCCGGGCTTCACCCCGACGTCGATGTTCCCGCGCATGTGGGCGGCCAGCGGGCTGGAATACCCGAAGCTGGTCAACCGCCTGATCCGGACCGCCCTGCACCGCCGCACCGGCCGCTGA
- a CDS encoding ATP-grasp domain-containing protein produces MDLDLGREHVVVVGGSFGSLRWFDQELPAGSVVLVEEPDVIHRRGLARFAEELPLIGRLVAAEYQTGLDVDDLLAREPGLAGARLVLPGLEYAVGATARLADRLGLPGAGARAADVFSDKHRMRLLADEIGLANPAYELVDDPDRAVAFARAHGDRCVLKPTRRSGSLGVQLITDPAELPGRWAASATPPEPAEATERGLPTGVLVEELLVGSEHSVELLVADGEVLFANVTDKRVAGGRYPVETGHTVPSALPTAEHDALRSAAVRLAEAAGFRSGMLHSEWILVDGVPTLVECAARMPGDMITALISIAYERDVIEAYLRVLRGERPALPQRPTGAAAIEFLVAPPGRVTAVDGRRAALRVPGVLDVQVETKVGQTVPELLSSAHRSGHLMAWGATPDEAAVAARRAAGEIRITVG; encoded by the coding sequence GTGGACCTCGATCTGGGTCGCGAGCACGTGGTGGTGGTCGGCGGGTCGTTCGGCTCGCTGCGCTGGTTCGACCAGGAGCTGCCGGCCGGCAGCGTGGTGCTCGTCGAGGAGCCGGACGTGATCCACCGTCGCGGCCTGGCCCGGTTCGCCGAGGAGCTGCCGCTGATCGGCCGGCTGGTCGCGGCGGAATACCAGACCGGCCTCGACGTCGACGACCTGCTCGCCCGGGAGCCCGGCCTGGCCGGCGCGCGGCTGGTCCTGCCCGGCCTGGAGTACGCGGTCGGCGCCACCGCCCGGCTGGCCGACCGGCTCGGCCTGCCCGGCGCCGGGGCAAGGGCCGCGGACGTCTTCTCCGACAAGCACCGGATGCGCCTGCTCGCCGACGAGATCGGCCTGGCCAACCCCGCCTACGAGCTGGTCGACGACCCGGACCGGGCGGTCGCGTTCGCCCGGGCGCACGGCGACCGGTGCGTGCTCAAGCCCACCCGCCGCTCGGGCAGCCTCGGTGTGCAACTGATCACCGACCCGGCCGAGCTGCCGGGCCGGTGGGCGGCCAGCGCCACCCCGCCGGAGCCGGCCGAGGCGACCGAGCGCGGCCTGCCCACCGGCGTGCTGGTCGAGGAGTTGCTGGTCGGCTCCGAGCACAGCGTGGAGCTGCTGGTCGCCGACGGCGAGGTGCTGTTCGCCAACGTCACCGACAAGCGGGTCGCCGGCGGCCGGTACCCGGTGGAGACCGGGCACACCGTGCCGTCCGCGCTGCCCACGGCCGAGCACGACGCGTTGCGGTCGGCCGCGGTGCGGCTCGCCGAGGCGGCCGGCTTCCGCAGCGGCATGCTGCACAGCGAGTGGATCCTGGTCGACGGCGTGCCGACGCTCGTCGAGTGCGCCGCCCGGATGCCCGGCGACATGATCACCGCGCTGATCTCGATCGCCTACGAGCGGGACGTCATCGAGGCGTACCTGCGGGTGCTGCGCGGCGAACGGCCAGCGCTGCCGCAGCGGCCGACCGGCGCGGCGGCGATCGAGTTCCTGGTCGCCCCGCCGGGCCGGGTCACCGCGGTGGACGGCCGGCGGGCCGCGCTGCGGGTGCCGGGCGTGCTCGACGTGCAGGTCGAGACGAAGGTCGGGCAGACCGTGCCCGAGCTGCTCTCCTCGGCGCACCGCAGCGGGCACCTGATGGCCTGGGGCGCGACGCCGGACGAGGCGGCGGTCGCGGCCCGCCGCGCCGCCGGGGAGATCCGCATCACCGTCGGCTGA
- a CDS encoding putative protein N(5)-glutamine methyltransferase — MAPTVFTPDRSALVRRLRAAGCVFAEDEADLLIAAADSARALTRLADRRVAGLPLEHLLGWAEFCGRRVVVHPGVFVPRGRTALLVDAAVAVAGPAPAVLDLCCGSGAAALVLHERAAPRWLAAADIDPVAVACARRNLDPLGVPVYQGDLFDPVPARWRGRLDLVVANAPYVPSEAVATLPGEARLHEAPVALDGGADGLAVLRRVAAGAAEWLAPGGHLAVEVSAEQAPALCAAFTAAGLDPTVVRDEEWEATAVTGRRPG, encoded by the coding sequence ATGGCACCCACCGTCTTCACTCCCGACCGTTCCGCCCTCGTCCGCCGGCTGCGCGCCGCCGGCTGTGTCTTCGCCGAGGACGAGGCGGACCTGCTGATCGCCGCTGCCGACTCGGCGCGGGCGCTGACCCGGCTGGCCGACCGTCGCGTCGCCGGCCTCCCGCTGGAGCACCTGCTCGGCTGGGCCGAGTTCTGCGGGCGACGGGTCGTCGTCCACCCCGGCGTCTTCGTGCCCCGGGGGCGCACCGCGCTGCTGGTCGACGCCGCCGTGGCGGTCGCCGGGCCGGCCCCGGCGGTGCTCGACCTGTGCTGCGGCTCCGGCGCCGCCGCGCTGGTGCTGCACGAGCGGGCGGCGCCGCGCTGGTTGGCCGCCGCCGACATCGACCCGGTGGCGGTGGCCTGCGCCCGGCGCAATCTCGACCCGCTGGGCGTGCCGGTCTACCAGGGCGACCTGTTCGACCCGGTGCCGGCCCGCTGGCGCGGCCGGCTGGACCTGGTGGTGGCGAACGCGCCGTACGTGCCGAGCGAGGCGGTGGCGACGCTTCCGGGCGAGGCGCGGTTGCACGAGGCGCCGGTGGCGCTGGACGGCGGCGCGGACGGGCTGGCGGTGCTGCGCCGGGTCGCCGCCGGCGCGGCCGAGTGGCTGGCCCCGGGCGGGCACCTCGCGGTCGAGGTGAGCGCCGAGCAGGCCCCGGCGCTGTGCGCGGCGTTCACCGCTGCCGGCCTCGACCCGACCGTGGTCCGCGACGAGGAGTGGGAGGCCACCGCCGTGACCGGCCGCCGGCCCGGCTGA
- a CDS encoding GNAT family N-acetyltransferase, whose amino-acid sequence MSEIEILPRRFDAPESQALIRAALADLGARYGGSGDETPVDADEFVPPAGAFLIAYLDGRPVGCGGWRSHGEDDDEAELKRMYTAPDARGRGVARSVLAAIERSARDAGRKRIVLECGDKQPEAIAMYTSSGYERIPNFGYYKDAPGCLSFGRTL is encoded by the coding sequence GTGAGCGAGATCGAGATCCTCCCGCGGCGCTTCGACGCGCCGGAGTCGCAGGCGTTGATCCGGGCGGCGCTGGCCGACCTGGGCGCGCGGTACGGCGGCAGCGGCGACGAGACGCCGGTCGACGCCGACGAGTTCGTCCCGCCGGCCGGCGCGTTCCTGATCGCCTATCTGGACGGGCGGCCGGTCGGTTGTGGCGGCTGGCGCAGCCACGGCGAGGACGACGACGAGGCCGAGCTGAAGCGGATGTACACCGCGCCGGACGCCCGGGGTCGCGGGGTGGCCCGGTCGGTGCTCGCCGCGATCGAGCGGTCCGCGCGCGACGCCGGCCGCAAGCGGATCGTGCTGGAGTGCGGCGACAAGCAGCCCGAGGCGATCGCCATGTACACCTCGTCCGGCTACGAGCGGATCCCGAACTTCGGCTACTACAAGGACGCGCCGGGCTGCCTGTCGTTCGGCCGTACCCTCTGA
- a CDS encoding DUF3515 family protein, with protein MEETEDTPRRDRGNRRAALWATVVAVPVTVAVAAFTLAKLAPESPDATPSASASPRAQSSAPVELPAPALAERPAVLCRALVSQLPDSVRDLRQRPVTAGPEQNAAYGDPALTVACGGSAPLVPPTDEVFRVNGVCWHPVQEADATVLTTVDREVPVRVRAPTAYQPALQWVVQISDAVVSALPSAKTAPSGCSG; from the coding sequence GTGGAAGAGACGGAAGACACCCCGCGCCGGGACCGCGGCAACCGCCGGGCCGCGCTCTGGGCGACAGTGGTGGCGGTGCCGGTGACCGTGGCGGTGGCCGCCTTCACCCTCGCCAAGCTGGCTCCGGAGTCGCCGGACGCGACGCCGAGCGCCTCGGCCAGCCCTCGGGCGCAGTCGAGCGCGCCGGTCGAGCTGCCCGCCCCGGCGCTGGCCGAGCGCCCCGCGGTCCTCTGCCGCGCGCTGGTGTCGCAACTGCCCGACAGCGTGCGTGACCTGCGGCAGCGCCCGGTCACCGCGGGCCCGGAGCAGAACGCCGCCTACGGCGACCCGGCGCTCACCGTGGCCTGCGGCGGGAGCGCGCCGCTGGTGCCGCCCACCGACGAGGTCTTCCGGGTCAACGGCGTGTGCTGGCATCCGGTGCAGGAGGCCGACGCCACGGTGCTGACCACCGTCGACCGCGAGGTGCCCGTCCGGGTCCGCGCGCCAACCGCCTACCAGCCCGCGTTGCAGTGGGTGGTGCAGATCTCCGACGCGGTGGTCAGCGCGCTGCCCTCGGCGAAGACCGCGCCCTCCGGCTGCTCCGGCTGA
- a CDS encoding helix-turn-helix domain-containing protein, which translates to MAPKTARARRLGILLRTHREALGLTLEAAADEINSTRSTLSRYENAQTLVSPAAVRALLTTYRVGPDEIEAAVQLAKDARKPGWWVSYSYLLDRRTIDFIALEAEATGIANFEPSVVPGLLQTADYIRGVMRGGPHTLSDEQVEQRVQLRLDRQQRISGEDPPILDAIIDEGALLRPVGGPTVMADQLHHLLKMTELPNITVQVIPLAAGYHRGTRGSLHILEFADPEDPIIASVETVAGQMVLDRPGDLRTCTKIMEHLRTVALSPAASRDQLLRLLNER; encoded by the coding sequence ATGGCGCCGAAGACCGCCCGGGCCCGACGGCTCGGCATCCTGCTGCGGACCCACCGGGAGGCCCTCGGTCTCACCCTCGAGGCCGCGGCCGACGAGATCAACAGCACCCGCAGCACCCTGTCCCGCTACGAGAACGCCCAGACGCTGGTCAGTCCGGCCGCCGTACGCGCGCTGCTCACCACCTACCGGGTGGGACCCGACGAGATCGAAGCGGCGGTGCAACTGGCCAAGGACGCCCGCAAGCCCGGCTGGTGGGTGTCCTACTCGTACCTGCTGGACCGCCGCACCATCGACTTCATCGCGCTGGAGGCCGAGGCCACCGGCATCGCCAACTTCGAGCCGTCGGTGGTGCCCGGCCTGCTCCAGACCGCCGACTACATCCGCGGGGTGATGCGCGGCGGTCCACACACGCTCAGCGACGAGCAGGTGGAGCAGCGCGTCCAGCTCCGGCTGGACCGTCAGCAACGCATCTCCGGCGAGGACCCGCCGATCCTCGACGCCATCATCGACGAGGGCGCGTTGCTGCGACCGGTCGGCGGCCCCACGGTGATGGCCGACCAACTCCACCACCTGCTGAAGATGACCGAGCTGCCGAACATCACCGTGCAGGTGATCCCGCTGGCCGCCGGCTACCACCGGGGCACCCGGGGGTCCCTGCACATCCTGGAGTTCGCCGACCCCGAGGACCCGATCATCGCCTCGGTGGAGACCGTCGCCGGTCAGATGGTCCTGGACCGGCCGGGCGACCTCCGTACCTGCACGAAGATCATGGAGCACCTGCGGACCGTGGCGTTGAGCCCGGCGGCCAGTCGGGACCAGCTCCTCCGTCTGCTGAATGAGAGGTGA
- a CDS encoding Lrp/AsnC ligand binding domain-containing protein, translated as MVQAYILIQTEVGRARDVAGLIADLAGVVRVDAVTGPYDVVVLTEANTVDELGKLIVSKVQMVPGITRTLTCSVVRL; from the coding sequence GTGGTACAGGCGTACATCCTCATCCAGACCGAGGTCGGTCGGGCGCGTGACGTGGCCGGTCTGATCGCGGACCTTGCCGGCGTGGTTCGGGTCGACGCCGTCACCGGGCCCTACGACGTGGTCGTGCTCACCGAGGCGAACACGGTCGACGAGCTGGGCAAACTCATCGTCAGCAAGGTGCAGATGGTGCCCGGCATCACCCGCACCCTCACGTGTTCGGTGGTGCGGCTGTAA
- a CDS encoding cystathionine gamma-lyase gives MSGDWGDGTRSVRAGLPDAVPGQPFLPGPVFAAPYHLDPWRGPAAAPDGYGRPDNPTRRLLEAAIGELEGGDCRVFATGQAAITGLLLTVLRPGDTVLLPADGYFPVRAFATDTLERIGVRTGLVPTAGPYPSFEGVRLVLLETPANPGLDVADVSALAGAAHAAGALLAVDNTTATPLGQRPLDLGADVVVASGTKALTGHSDLLLGYVATRDDALRDAVTGWRTTTGGIPGAFDCWLAHRSLATVDLRLARQSANAEALAGLLAGRPDVAGLRWPGRPADPAYPVASAQMRRIPGVLSFDLGDADRVARFLDASRLVAAATSFGGLHTTADRRAQWGDDTAPGFVRLSCGIEDAADLLADVAAALDASAG, from the coding sequence GTGAGCGGTGACTGGGGGGACGGCACCCGCAGCGTGCGTGCCGGGCTGCCGGACGCCGTACCCGGGCAGCCGTTCCTGCCCGGCCCGGTCTTCGCCGCGCCGTACCACCTCGACCCGTGGCGCGGGCCGGCGGCGGCGCCGGACGGCTACGGGCGACCGGACAACCCCACCCGCCGGCTCCTGGAGGCGGCGATCGGCGAGCTGGAGGGCGGCGACTGCCGGGTCTTCGCCACCGGCCAGGCGGCCATCACCGGCCTGCTGCTGACCGTGCTGCGACCCGGCGACACCGTGCTGCTGCCCGCCGACGGCTACTTCCCGGTGCGCGCCTTCGCCACCGACACGCTGGAGCGGATCGGGGTCCGCACCGGCCTCGTGCCGACCGCCGGGCCGTACCCGTCGTTCGAGGGCGTGCGGCTGGTGCTGCTGGAGACGCCGGCGAACCCCGGCCTCGACGTCGCCGACGTGTCGGCGCTGGCCGGGGCGGCGCACGCCGCCGGTGCGCTGCTGGCGGTGGACAACACCACCGCGACGCCGCTCGGGCAGCGCCCGCTGGACCTCGGCGCGGACGTGGTGGTGGCCTCCGGCACCAAGGCGCTGACCGGCCACTCGGACCTGCTGCTCGGCTACGTGGCGACGCGCGACGACGCGCTGCGCGACGCGGTGACCGGCTGGCGGACCACCACCGGCGGGATACCGGGCGCGTTCGACTGCTGGCTGGCGCACCGCTCGCTGGCCACGGTCGACCTGCGGCTGGCCCGGCAGAGCGCCAACGCCGAGGCGCTGGCCGGGCTGCTCGCCGGCCGGCCCGACGTCGCGGGCCTGCGCTGGCCCGGGCGGCCGGCGGACCCGGCGTACCCGGTGGCGTCGGCGCAGATGCGCCGGATCCCCGGCGTGCTCTCCTTCGACCTGGGCGACGCCGACCGGGTGGCCCGGTTCCTCGACGCGTCCCGCCTGGTGGCCGCCGCCACCTCGTTCGGCGGCCTGCACACCACGGCGGACCGGCGGGCCCAGTGGGGCGACGACACCGCACCCGGCTTCGTCCGGCTCTCGTGCGGCATCGAGGACGCCGCCGACCTGCTGGCCGACGTGGCCGCGGCGCTGGACGCGTCGGCGGGCTGA
- a CDS encoding thiamine-phosphate kinase has protein sequence MTVAGVGEFGLIDRVTARLSYGESCLLGPGDDGAVVAAPDRRVVASTDVLVEGRHFRRDWSSARDVGHRAAAANLADVAAMGATPTALLVALCMPAELDPAWAEELADGLGAEAAGVGASVVGGDMSASPTLTVAVTALGDLAGRPPVVRSGARPGDVVALAGRTGWAAAGYTVLSRGFRTPRLLVEAFRRPEVPYPAGPAAAGAGATSMIDVSDGLLADLGHVAAASGVAIDLSRDAFEVPRQMRDAAQALGVDPYSWILAGGDDHALAATFPPDAALPDGWRRVGRVSEGAGVTVDGAGYDGPPGWDHFR, from the coding sequence ATGACGGTCGCGGGTGTCGGCGAGTTCGGACTGATCGACCGGGTGACCGCCCGGCTGTCGTACGGGGAGAGCTGCCTGCTCGGCCCCGGCGACGACGGCGCGGTGGTGGCGGCGCCGGACCGGCGGGTGGTCGCCTCCACCGACGTGCTGGTCGAGGGGCGGCACTTCCGGCGGGACTGGTCGTCGGCACGGGACGTGGGACACCGGGCGGCGGCGGCCAACCTCGCCGACGTCGCCGCCATGGGCGCCACCCCGACCGCGCTGCTGGTCGCGCTCTGCATGCCGGCCGAGCTGGACCCGGCCTGGGCGGAGGAGCTGGCCGACGGGCTGGGGGCGGAGGCGGCCGGGGTGGGCGCGAGCGTGGTCGGTGGCGACATGTCGGCCAGCCCGACGCTGACCGTCGCGGTGACCGCGCTCGGCGACCTGGCCGGCCGGCCGCCGGTGGTGCGCTCCGGAGCCCGGCCGGGCGACGTGGTGGCGCTGGCCGGGCGGACCGGCTGGGCGGCGGCCGGTTACACCGTGCTGTCCCGTGGCTTCCGCACGCCCCGCCTGCTGGTCGAGGCGTTCCGCCGGCCGGAGGTGCCCTACCCGGCCGGACCGGCGGCGGCGGGCGCCGGGGCCACCTCGATGATCGACGTGTCGGACGGGCTGCTCGCCGACCTCGGGCACGTGGCGGCGGCCAGCGGGGTGGCGATCGACCTGAGCCGGGACGCGTTCGAGGTGCCCCGGCAGATGCGCGACGCGGCGCAGGCGCTCGGCGTCGACCCGTACTCCTGGATCCTGGCCGGTGGCGACGACCACGCCCTGGCCGCGACGTTCCCGCCGGACGCGGCGCTGCCGGACGGCTGGCGGCGGGTCGGCCGGGTGAGCGAGGGCGCCGGGGTCACCGTCGACGGCGCCGGCTACGACGGGCCGCCCGGCTGGGACCATTTCCGGTAG
- a CDS encoding ROK family protein — protein sequence MGGAGVPVVVGLDNGGTSNNATVLTVDGRFLVDGLLEIPSEVGAGPEAAIEALARALDGVLAHTRVPRELVRAVGLDTPGPASATGVISSRGSTNFAQPAWRGFDVRSALERRLGLPVVYANDGNAAALYAHHVHFGADAAARSSVSAIVGTGLGGGVVESGRVVGGAAGMAGEFGHVHIPLDGLLEPGQPVPVCACGFAGDAESVASLTAIRRNLLPFWLARHPEHPLAAEEPARAAKLLRDHGERGDPLARQVFGQQARALGRLFTIAANFTDPHAYFVGGGVVEAAPEFRDWFLATVAAHTVLRDEQRAVATFALVPDRDMAGARGVAIAALEAVKGGAPA from the coding sequence GTGGGCGGCGCAGGGGTGCCGGTGGTGGTGGGGTTGGACAACGGCGGCACGAGCAACAACGCCACCGTGCTGACCGTCGACGGCCGTTTCCTGGTGGACGGGCTGCTGGAGATCCCCAGCGAGGTCGGCGCCGGGCCGGAGGCGGCGATCGAGGCGCTCGCGCGCGCCCTGGACGGCGTGCTGGCGCACACCCGGGTGCCCCGCGAGCTGGTGCGCGCGGTCGGGCTGGACACGCCCGGCCCGGCCAGCGCCACCGGGGTGATCTCCTCGCGCGGCTCGACCAACTTCGCCCAGCCGGCGTGGCGCGGCTTCGACGTGCGGAGCGCGCTGGAGCGACGGCTCGGCCTGCCGGTGGTGTACGCCAACGACGGCAACGCCGCCGCCCTCTACGCCCACCACGTGCACTTCGGCGCGGACGCGGCGGCCCGCTCGTCGGTGTCCGCGATCGTCGGCACCGGCCTGGGCGGGGGCGTGGTGGAGAGCGGTCGGGTGGTCGGTGGCGCGGCCGGCATGGCCGGCGAGTTCGGGCACGTGCACATCCCGCTGGACGGGCTGCTGGAGCCGGGCCAGCCGGTGCCGGTCTGCGCCTGCGGCTTCGCCGGGGACGCGGAGAGCGTCGCCTCGCTCACCGCGATCCGGCGCAACCTGCTGCCGTTCTGGCTGGCCCGGCATCCGGAGCACCCGCTGGCGGCGGAGGAGCCGGCCCGGGCCGCGAAGCTGCTCCGCGACCACGGCGAGCGGGGTGACCCGCTGGCCCGTCAGGTGTTCGGCCAGCAGGCCCGGGCGTTGGGGCGGCTGTTCACCATCGCGGCCAACTTCACCGATCCGCACGCGTACTTCGTCGGCGGCGGCGTGGTGGAGGCCGCGCCGGAGTTCCGGGACTGGTTCCTCGCCACGGTGGCCGCGCACACCGTGCTCCGCGACGAGCAGCGCGCCGTGGCGACGTTCGCCCTGGTGCCCGACCGCGACATGGCCGGCGCCCGGGGCGTCGCCATCGCCGCCCTGGAGGCGGTGAAAGGAGGGGCCCCCGCTTAA
- a CDS encoding DUF397 domain-containing protein, with product MNGTNRPHPRPTGWRKSSHSGDEGACVEMAPLPDSVAVRDSKDLAGPVLVFPPAAWAAFTAAPPRA from the coding sequence ATGAACGGCACGAACCGGCCCCACCCGAGACCGACCGGCTGGCGCAAGAGCAGCCACAGCGGCGACGAGGGCGCGTGCGTGGAGATGGCGCCGCTGCCGGACTCGGTCGCGGTACGCGACTCCAAGGACCTGGCCGGCCCGGTGCTGGTCTTCCCGCCGGCCGCCTGGGCCGCCTTCACCGCCGCTCCCCCGCGCGCCTGA
- the rpmB gene encoding 50S ribosomal protein L28, translating to MASVCDVCGKGPGFGHNVPWSKKKTNRRWNPNIQSVRTPAGGGTTKKLQVCTSCIKAGKVTRA from the coding sequence GTGGCTAGCGTGTGCGACGTCTGTGGCAAGGGGCCGGGCTTCGGCCACAACGTGCCCTGGTCCAAGAAGAAGACCAACCGCCGCTGGAACCCGAACATCCAGTCGGTGCGGACCCCGGCCGGTGGCGGCACCACCAAGAAGCTTCAGGTCTGCACCTCGTGCATCAAGGCCGGCAAGGTCACCCGCGCCTGA
- a CDS encoding DAK2 domain-containing protein: MLDTLDAAAVRRWCTSGLAALQRHQGEIDDLNVYPVPDGDTGTNLVLTLTSAQQALAMDLGTLPDDGHTPHGHALRLMAQGALLGARGNSGVILSQILRGLADTLGAAPAVRGRQLAGALAAATAAAYAAVARPVEGTLLSVVAAAAGAAQRADSDDLRAVARAAAEAAAVALARTPEQLPELARAGVVDAGGRGLCLLLDALVEVVTGESPGQPAPAPPALRRPATAVREAGSEAYAYEVQYLLDATDEAVARLRDELAALGDSLAVVGDGAGTWNVHVHVNDVGAAVEAGVVAGRPHRIAVTRFADQSAPAAARPDGRAAVVVATGAGIAELFAAEGAVVVPANPSTGELLDAIRATGAARVVVLPNDPNTQSVASAAAKEAHGLGVKVSVVPTRSPVQALAALAVRDPKRRFEDDVIAMAEAAGACRYAEVCHAGREALTVAGPCRPGDVLALVEGEVHLIGQDLTDTCTAVVDRMLGGGGELVTLLCGADAPAGLADRVRDHVERSWPFVEVQAYEGGQPHYPLLLGVE, encoded by the coding sequence GTGCTGGACACCCTCGACGCGGCCGCGGTGCGCCGCTGGTGCACGAGCGGGCTGGCCGCCCTCCAGCGGCACCAGGGCGAGATCGACGACCTCAACGTCTATCCGGTGCCGGACGGCGACACCGGCACCAACCTGGTGCTCACGCTCACCTCCGCGCAGCAGGCCCTGGCGATGGACCTGGGCACCCTGCCCGACGACGGGCACACCCCGCACGGGCACGCGCTGCGGCTGATGGCGCAGGGCGCGCTGCTCGGCGCGCGGGGCAACTCCGGCGTGATCCTCTCGCAGATCCTGCGCGGCCTGGCCGACACGCTCGGCGCCGCGCCGGCGGTCCGGGGCCGGCAGCTCGCCGGCGCGCTGGCCGCCGCCACCGCCGCCGCCTACGCCGCGGTCGCCCGGCCGGTCGAGGGCACCCTGCTCAGCGTGGTCGCCGCGGCGGCCGGCGCGGCCCAGCGGGCGGACAGCGACGACCTGCGCGCGGTGGCCCGGGCCGCGGCCGAGGCGGCTGCCGTGGCGCTGGCCCGGACACCGGAGCAACTGCCCGAGCTGGCCCGCGCCGGTGTGGTCGACGCCGGTGGGCGCGGGCTGTGCCTGCTGCTCGACGCGCTGGTCGAGGTGGTCACGGGGGAGAGCCCCGGGCAGCCGGCGCCCGCGCCGCCCGCGCTGCGCCGGCCCGCCACCGCGGTCCGGGAGGCCGGCTCCGAGGCGTACGCCTACGAGGTGCAATACCTGCTCGACGCCACCGACGAGGCGGTGGCCCGGCTGCGCGACGAGTTGGCGGCGCTCGGCGACTCGCTGGCGGTGGTCGGTGACGGCGCCGGCACCTGGAACGTGCACGTGCACGTCAACGACGTCGGCGCGGCCGTCGAGGCGGGCGTGGTCGCCGGCCGTCCGCACCGGATCGCGGTGACCCGCTTCGCCGACCAGAGCGCTCCGGCGGCGGCGCGACCGGACGGCCGGGCCGCCGTGGTGGTGGCGACCGGCGCCGGCATCGCCGAGCTGTTCGCCGCCGAGGGCGCCGTGGTGGTCCCGGCCAACCCGTCCACCGGCGAGCTGCTCGACGCGATCCGGGCCACCGGCGCGGCCCGGGTGGTGGTGCTGCCCAACGACCCGAACACGCAGTCGGTGGCGAGCGCGGCGGCGAAGGAGGCGCACGGCCTCGGCGTGAAGGTGAGCGTGGTGCCGACGCGCTCCCCGGTGCAGGCGCTCGCCGCGCTGGCCGTGCGCGACCCGAAGCGACGCTTCGAGGACGACGTGATCGCGATGGCCGAGGCGGCCGGCGCCTGCCGCTACGCCGAGGTCTGCCACGCCGGCCGTGAGGCGCTCACCGTCGCCGGCCCGTGCCGCCCGGGTGACGTGCTGGCCCTGGTGGAGGGCGAGGTGCACCTGATCGGGCAGGACCTGACCGACACCTGCACGGCCGTGGTCGACCGGATGCTCGGCGGCGGCGGCGAGCTGGTCACGCTGCTCTGCGGGGCGGACGCCCCCGCCGGGCTGGCCGACCGGGTCCGCGACCACGTCGAGCGGTCCTGGCCGTTCGTCGAGGTGCAGGCCTACGAGGGCGGCCAGCCGCACTATCCGCTCCTGCTGGGGGTCGAATGA